In Streptomyces violaceusniger Tu 4113, one DNA window encodes the following:
- a CDS encoding TIGR04222 domain-containing membrane protein: protein MDGGIPMWAISRRPASAEPQKAAGQPLDLYDIAYLVGGRRWVIQTLLIALQERDAITLRRSRIHAKAGEAGHPVERALIALCPRPKPVDHVVPTLLHGPELKAIRDRLASGGLLTRLRGRPTRTGRRRVEAAVREGALPSYVFHGPVVLPEPVRRKAVSAAIPIPNGDPAYWERHVLIAYDPGYPDYESFYETHSWGDDRSGGHGGGHGGGYGDHGGGYGGGHDGGHGGGHHSCGGGGGGGGSD, encoded by the coding sequence ATGGACGGGGGCATTCCGATGTGGGCCATATCCAGACGCCCCGCCTCGGCGGAGCCACAGAAGGCGGCGGGCCAGCCACTGGACCTCTATGACATCGCCTATCTGGTGGGCGGGCGGCGGTGGGTGATCCAGACCCTCCTGATAGCGCTTCAGGAGCGGGACGCGATCACCCTCCGGCGCTCCCGGATACACGCCAAGGCGGGGGAGGCCGGACACCCGGTCGAACGCGCGCTCATCGCGCTGTGCCCCCGCCCGAAGCCGGTGGACCATGTGGTTCCCACGCTGCTCCACGGACCCGAGCTGAAGGCGATCCGGGACCGGCTCGCCTCCGGCGGTCTGCTCACCCGTCTCCGGGGCCGCCCCACCCGCACGGGCCGACGCCGCGTGGAGGCGGCCGTGCGGGAGGGAGCGCTCCCCTCGTACGTCTTCCACGGCCCCGTCGTCCTCCCGGAGCCGGTGCGGCGCAAGGCCGTCAGCGCGGCGATACCGATCCCGAACGGCGATCCGGCCTACTGGGAGCGGCACGTCCTCATCGCCTACGACCCCGGCTACCCCGACTACGAGTCCTTCTACGAGACGCACTCGTGGGGCGACGACCGCAGCGGAGGCCATGGCGGAGGCCACGGCGGTGGATACGGCGACCACGGCGGTGGTTACGGTGGCGGCCACGATGGTGGCCACGGCGGCGGCCACCACTCCTGCGGCGGCGGTGGTGGCGGGGGCGGCAGCGACTAG
- a CDS encoding fibronectin type III domain-containing protein, giving the protein MSEYVRPRTRTARKAPAFAAVAAVLATLGAAFGGTADAVARAPRPAPDVYVAPSGDDRAPGTRTAPVRTPERARDLVRQRTDRLAADLTVHLAPGTYRLARPLVLDSRDSGGNGHRVVWQGSKGTVFSGGRAVQHWKPVKGRSGLWSAPAPAGLDNTRQLYVNGVRAQRARGPIPVTLKSTATGYTASADTLARWRNPSDIEFVYPSGEALWNIQQYGLGPWTEPRCPIGSMSGTTVTMAQPCWDNSTKRVEFPDIPGRSINMVGPGRLTGDALPGYVENAYEVLDQPGEWYLDRHTRTVYYRPRAGENPRTADVEAPVLEKLVDGRGTGSAPLHDIALRGIQFSYATWLTPSSSEGFSEVQAGYTVTGAEGWRTQGLCEYTPGGTCPYASWTRMPGNVAISHGRDLEFSDNAFVHLGAAGLELGTGTQNTTVRGNVFTDISGNGMEIGGVDAPRPGSDADLTRKVSVTDNHLYALPREYHGGVAILNGYTQNNTIAHNQIDHVGYSAISLGWGGWPDKIGKPATANVSHDNSVADNLIHDYMQALDDGAGVYTQGLTGSSLDNGEKITGNVIHDGWGLGRTIYTDNGCTYVTVEGNVLYGAQANVLSAHVDYRDNLGNNDPTRIVGNYWEQGDRDGNDKGVVTSGNHILADPSKAPAGIVAAAGLEPRYRGLLGRTFATRSVPEAPTRVGDFAADGSAYVTWNPSYVDGGSPVTSYTVTVTATNGAHTVSTTVPAARFKRTAYAVVDGLTNGTPYTVTVAARNRVGQSERSLAAAPVTPTADGSGALPAVSTGVKVNAEATAARLSWTPPKTTGDTPVIGYRITVSDGRTVTVTGRDVLVAQPRAKGMLRVIGKLRPSTAYTFSIAALTATGTGPSAEASVTTPSG; this is encoded by the coding sequence ATGTCGGAGTACGTACGCCCACGCACCCGGACCGCCCGCAAAGCCCCCGCATTCGCCGCAGTTGCGGCCGTCCTCGCCACCCTCGGCGCCGCCTTCGGCGGCACCGCCGACGCCGTCGCGCGGGCGCCCCGCCCCGCCCCCGATGTGTATGTCGCGCCGAGCGGCGACGACCGCGCGCCCGGCACCCGCACCGCCCCCGTCCGCACCCCCGAGCGCGCCCGCGACCTCGTACGGCAGCGCACCGACCGTCTCGCCGCCGACCTCACGGTGCACCTCGCGCCGGGTACGTACCGCCTCGCCCGCCCGCTCGTCCTCGACTCCCGTGACTCCGGGGGCAACGGACACCGCGTCGTCTGGCAGGGCAGCAAGGGCACCGTGTTCAGCGGCGGCCGGGCCGTCCAGCACTGGAAGCCGGTCAAGGGCAGGTCCGGGCTGTGGTCGGCCCCCGCGCCCGCCGGGCTGGACAACACCCGGCAGTTGTACGTGAACGGCGTGCGCGCCCAGCGGGCGCGCGGGCCGATACCGGTGACGCTCAAGTCCACCGCCACCGGCTACACCGCGTCCGCCGACACCCTCGCCCGCTGGCGCAACCCGTCGGACATCGAGTTCGTCTACCCCAGCGGTGAGGCGCTGTGGAACATCCAGCAGTACGGCCTCGGCCCCTGGACCGAACCGCGCTGCCCGATCGGCTCGATGAGCGGCACCACCGTCACCATGGCCCAGCCGTGCTGGGACAACTCCACCAAGCGCGTGGAGTTTCCCGACATCCCCGGCCGCAGCATCAACATGGTCGGCCCCGGCAGGCTCACCGGTGACGCACTGCCCGGCTATGTCGAGAACGCCTACGAGGTGCTCGACCAGCCCGGAGAGTGGTACCTCGACCGGCACACCCGCACCGTCTACTACCGCCCGCGCGCCGGGGAGAACCCGCGCACCGCGGATGTGGAGGCACCGGTCCTGGAGAAGCTGGTCGACGGGCGGGGCACCGGGAGCGCGCCGCTGCACGACATCGCCCTGCGGGGCATCCAGTTCTCGTACGCCACCTGGCTCACCCCCTCCTCGTCCGAGGGCTTCTCCGAGGTGCAGGCGGGCTACACGGTGACCGGCGCGGAGGGCTGGAGGACCCAGGGGCTGTGCGAATACACCCCGGGCGGCACCTGCCCGTACGCGTCCTGGACCAGGATGCCCGGCAACGTGGCCATCAGCCACGGCCGCGACCTGGAGTTCTCCGACAACGCCTTCGTCCACCTCGGCGCCGCCGGGCTCGAACTCGGCACCGGAACACAGAACACCACCGTGCGCGGCAACGTCTTCACCGATATCTCCGGCAACGGCATGGAGATCGGCGGGGTCGACGCCCCCCGGCCCGGCAGCGACGCCGACCTCACCCGCAAGGTGTCGGTGACCGACAACCACCTCTACGCGCTGCCCCGCGAGTACCACGGCGGTGTCGCCATCCTCAACGGCTACACCCAGAACAACACCATCGCCCACAACCAGATCGACCATGTCGGCTACTCGGCGATCTCCCTGGGCTGGGGCGGCTGGCCCGACAAGATCGGCAAACCGGCCACCGCCAATGTGTCGCACGACAACTCGGTGGCCGACAACCTCATCCACGACTACATGCAGGCCCTCGACGACGGCGCGGGCGTCTACACCCAGGGCCTCACCGGCAGTTCCCTCGACAACGGCGAAAAGATCACCGGCAATGTCATCCACGACGGGTGGGGGCTGGGCCGGACCATCTACACCGACAACGGCTGCACCTACGTCACGGTCGAGGGCAACGTCCTCTACGGCGCCCAGGCCAACGTCCTCAGCGCACACGTCGACTACCGCGACAACCTCGGCAACAACGACCCGACCCGCATCGTCGGCAACTACTGGGAGCAGGGCGACCGCGACGGGAACGACAAGGGCGTGGTGACCAGCGGCAACCACATCCTGGCCGACCCCTCGAAGGCACCGGCCGGCATCGTGGCCGCGGCCGGTCTCGAACCCCGTTACCGAGGGCTGCTCGGCCGCACGTTCGCCACTCGCTCCGTACCCGAAGCACCCACCCGCGTGGGCGACTTCGCGGCGGACGGCTCGGCGTACGTCACCTGGAACCCGTCGTACGTCGATGGCGGGTCGCCGGTCACCTCGTACACCGTCACCGTCACCGCCACCAACGGCGCCCACACCGTCTCCACCACCGTCCCGGCGGCGCGCTTCAAGCGCACCGCGTACGCGGTGGTCGACGGGCTCACCAACGGCACGCCGTACACGGTGACCGTCGCGGCCCGCAACCGGGTGGGGCAGAGCGAGCGGTCGCTGGCCGCCGCCCCCGTCACGCCCACCGCCGACGGCTCCGGCGCCCTGCCCGCCGTCTCCACCGGCGTGAAGGTCAACGCGGAGGCCACGGCCGCCAGGCTGTCCTGGACCCCGCCCAAGACCACCGGCGACACCCCGGTCATCGGCTACCGGATCACCGTCTCCGACGGCCGCACCGTCACCGTGACCGGCCGCGACGTCCTGGTCGCCCAGCCCCGGGCCAAGGGCATGCTGCGGGTGATCGGCAAGCTGCGCCCATCCACCGCGTACACCTTCTCGATCGCGGCCCTGACGGCCACCGGAACCGGCCCGTCCGCCGAGGCGTCCGTCACGACCCCGTCCGGATAA